A part of Armatimonadota bacterium genomic DNA contains:
- a CDS encoding GNAT family N-acetyltransferase encodes MIDDSDSVASHFGVFDGATLVASAKLTYYDDVTTMPLGSYLPYDFTAEYPVALFSRLIIDDRYRGLGISKLLYNARMEAAAHAGAKSAMTAVNSSLWAFYRSRGFRAVCEFVEQEARLRRLHHKWMVKIL; translated from the coding sequence CCACTTCGGAGTCTTCGATGGAGCCACGCTGGTTGCGTCCGCAAAGCTCACGTACTATGACGATGTCACGACGATGCCGCTCGGCAGCTATCTACCTTACGACTTCACAGCAGAGTATCCGGTCGCACTCTTCAGTCGGTTGATCATTGATGACAGATACCGAGGTCTGGGAATTTCAAAGCTCCTTTACAACGCCCGCATGGAGGCCGCAGCCCACGCTGGTGCGAAGTCTGCGATGACTGCCGTAAACAGCAGTCTCTGGGCCTTCTACAGAAGCCGTGGCTTTCGCGCGGTTTGCGAGTTCGTCGAGCAAGAGGCCCGGCTAAGGCGATTGCATCACAAGTGGATGGTCAAGATCCTCTGA